From one Phocaeicola salanitronis DSM 18170 genomic stretch:
- the era gene encoding GTPase Era gives MHKAGFVNIVGNPNVGKSTLMNLLVGERVSIATFKAQTTRHRIMGILNTDDMQIVFSDTPGVLKPNYKLQESMLNFSESALVDADVLLYVTDTIEKPDKNKEFVEKVRNLDIPVLLLVNKIDLTNQDNLVKLVEEWHGLLPDAEIIPISAKAKFNVDAVMKRITELLPDSPPYFGKDQWTDKPARFFVTEIIREKILLYYDKEIPYSVEVVVEQFKEEAKSIHIHAVIYVERESQKGIIIGHQGKALKKVATEARKALERFFQKSIYLETFVKVDKDWRSSDKELKNFGYQLD, from the coding sequence ATGCACAAAGCCGGATTTGTAAATATTGTGGGTAATCCCAATGTCGGGAAATCTACATTGATGAACTTGTTGGTGGGAGAACGTGTCTCGATTGCGACCTTTAAGGCACAGACCACCCGTCACCGTATTATGGGAATCCTGAATACGGATGATATGCAGATTGTTTTCTCTGATACTCCTGGCGTGTTGAAACCAAACTATAAGCTTCAGGAGTCGATGTTGAATTTCTCTGAGTCTGCTTTGGTGGATGCAGATGTTTTGTTGTATGTAACAGATACAATAGAAAAGCCGGATAAGAATAAAGAGTTTGTAGAGAAGGTCCGCAACTTGGATATACCTGTTTTGTTGCTAGTCAATAAGATTGATTTGACCAATCAAGATAATTTAGTAAAGCTGGTAGAAGAATGGCATGGATTGTTGCCCGATGCTGAAATCATTCCAATATCAGCGAAGGCAAAATTCAATGTGGATGCGGTGATGAAGCGTATCACGGAATTATTGCCGGATTCTCCTCCTTATTTCGGAAAAGACCAATGGACGGATAAGCCTGCGCGTTTCTTTGTGACAGAGATTATCCGCGAAAAAATCTTATTATATTACGACAAGGAGATTCCTTATTCTGTAGAAGTCGTGGTTGAGCAGTTTAAGGAGGAAGCCAAGAGCATTCACATTCATGCGGTAATTTACGTGGAACGTGAATCGCAGAAAGGGATAATTATCGGCCACCAAGGGAAAGCGTTGAAAAAAGTGGCGACTGAAGCGCGAAAGGCATTGGAACGTTTTTTCCAAAAGTCTATTTATTTGGAGACTTTTGTCAAAGTAGATAAAGATTGGAGAAGTTCGGATAAGGAATTAAAGAACTTTGGGTATCAATTAGATTAA
- the der gene encoding ribosome biogenesis GTPase Der, with amino-acid sequence MGNLVAIVGRPNVGKSTLFNRLTKTRQAIVNEQAGTTRDRQYGKSEWQGKEFSVVDTGGWVVNSDDIFEEEIRKQVILAMDEADVILFLVDVKNGVTDLDMDVAAILRRSKKPVIVVANKTDNNDLQYNAAEFYSLGLGEPYCISALSGSGTGDLLDLILSKFRKEADEELDEEIPRFAVVGRPNAGKSSLINAFVGEERNIVTEIAGTTRDSIYTRYDKFGFDFYLVDTAGIRKKNKVNEDLEYYSVIRSIRAIENSDVCILMLDATRGIEGQDLNIFSLIQRNQKGLVVVVNKWDLVEEKSAKVMKTYETAIRNRLAPFTDFPIIFASALTKQRIFKVLETAKEVYQARTTRISTARLNEALLPLIEAYPPPSNKGKYIKIKYITQLPNTQVPSFIFFANLPQYVKEPYKRFLENQIRERWKLSGTPINIFIRQK; translated from the coding sequence ATGGGAAATTTAGTAGCAATCGTAGGACGTCCCAATGTGGGAAAGTCGACACTGTTTAACCGCTTGACAAAGACACGTCAGGCTATTGTGAACGAGCAGGCCGGTACAACCCGCGATCGCCAGTACGGAAAGTCTGAATGGCAAGGAAAAGAGTTTTCGGTGGTAGATACCGGCGGGTGGGTTGTTAATTCGGATGATATTTTTGAAGAAGAAATCCGGAAACAGGTAATTTTAGCCATGGATGAAGCGGATGTCATTCTTTTCTTGGTGGATGTAAAGAATGGAGTGACGGACTTGGATATGGATGTTGCCGCAATTTTGCGCAGGTCGAAGAAGCCGGTGATTGTGGTGGCAAACAAGACGGATAATAATGACTTGCAATACAATGCTGCGGAATTTTATTCTTTGGGACTGGGAGAGCCTTATTGCATTTCTGCATTGAGCGGAAGCGGCACCGGTGATTTGCTGGACTTGATATTAAGCAAATTCCGGAAAGAAGCCGATGAAGAGTTGGATGAGGAAATTCCTCGTTTTGCCGTTGTAGGGCGTCCTAACGCAGGCAAATCATCTCTTATTAATGCTTTTGTCGGTGAAGAGCGGAATATCGTGACTGAGATTGCCGGAACGACCCGTGATTCGATTTATACGCGTTACGATAAATTCGGCTTCGATTTTTATTTGGTAGACACTGCCGGCATCCGGAAAAAGAATAAGGTAAACGAAGATTTGGAATATTATTCTGTTATCCGTTCCATTCGTGCTATCGAAAATTCAGATGTATGCATTCTGATGCTGGATGCTACCAGAGGCATCGAAGGCCAGGACCTGAATATCTTTTCATTGATACAGCGCAACCAAAAAGGATTGGTGGTGGTTGTCAATAAATGGGATTTGGTGGAAGAGAAGTCCGCGAAAGTCATGAAGACTTACGAAACCGCGATTCGCAACCGTCTTGCTCCTTTTACGGATTTCCCGATTATATTTGCTTCTGCCCTTACCAAGCAGCGTATTTTTAAAGTATTGGAAACGGCAAAAGAAGTATATCAGGCACGTACGACACGCATCTCTACAGCCCGTTTGAATGAAGCGTTGCTGCCTTTGATTGAAGCTTATCCGCCTCCCTCGAATAAAGGGAAATACATCAAGATTAAATATATTACGCAGTTGCCGAACACACAGGTTCCTTCTTTCATCTTCTTTGCCAATTTGCCGCAATACGTCAAGGAGCCTTACAAGCGTTTCCTTGAGAATCAGATACGGGAACGGTGGAAATTGTCAGGCACGCCGATTAATATATTTATTCGGCAGAAATAA